Proteins co-encoded in one Halorussus vallis genomic window:
- a CDS encoding ABC transporter permease: protein MTSTPLIIAKKEFADAARSKLLWGLTLVLLVVTVPNFFGMTDGPILDDAANAVTFFPLTFQNFVAPLVMIAAYRAVVGERESGSLRVLFGHPVTRRDVVVGKLLGRIALVAVVLLIGTLALGVVVVAAYGTLPIGLFVVMAAYIVAYGAVWTAVTVGVSAAVSSRLQAIATVLGLFMFFGPFPLWKNIGLPLVALVATGSASTAGIDQLEPSTWPTWYLYAQRLNPMENFVESRTFVASLADPSIGYLGDVRVQLFGIAVLVVWVVVPLAVGYWQFERTDLT from the coding sequence ATGACGTCGACGCCGCTGATCATCGCGAAGAAGGAGTTCGCGGACGCGGCTCGCTCGAAACTGTTGTGGGGCCTCACGCTGGTACTGCTCGTCGTGACCGTTCCGAACTTCTTCGGTATGACGGACGGCCCCATCCTCGACGACGCAGCTAACGCCGTCACGTTCTTCCCGTTGACCTTCCAGAACTTCGTCGCGCCGCTGGTGATGATCGCAGCCTACAGGGCGGTCGTCGGCGAACGCGAATCCGGGAGCCTTCGGGTGCTGTTCGGCCACCCTGTCACCCGCCGTGACGTCGTCGTCGGCAAACTGCTCGGACGGATAGCCCTCGTCGCGGTCGTACTCCTGATCGGAACTTTGGCACTCGGCGTCGTCGTGGTCGCGGCTTACGGAACCCTCCCGATAGGGCTGTTCGTCGTCATGGCGGCCTACATCGTAGCTTACGGTGCGGTGTGGACTGCCGTGACGGTCGGCGTCTCTGCGGCCGTTTCCTCCCGACTGCAGGCTATCGCAACTGTACTCGGACTGTTCATGTTCTTCGGTCCCTTCCCCCTCTGGAAGAACATCGGGTTACCGCTGGTGGCTCTGGTGGCGACGGGGAGCGCCTCGACCGCGGGTATCGACCAACTGGAACCGAGTACGTGGCCGACGTGGTACCTCTATGCTCAGCGGCTGAACCCGATGGAGAACTTCGTCGAGAGTCGCACGTTCGTCGCCAGCCTCGCCGACCCGTCCATCGGATACCTCGGCGACGTACGGGTGCAGTTGTTCGGTATCGCGGTGTTGGTCGTCTGGGTCGTGGTGCCGCTCGCCGTGGGCTATTGGCAGTTCGAACGGACAGACCTCACCTGA
- the rpsB gene encoding 30S ribosomal protein S2, producing MSENDQEQVEDEGLDAAESDIDPEPTGESGAEPSVDPDEDVAAEADDAETTETDAEDAESEAEAEPEEDAGPNLDEDVMENQEEADLLIPVEDYLGAGVHIGTQQKTQDMERFIHRVRTDGLYVLDVSKTDQRIRTAADFLSNYSPEQILVTSSRQYGRFPAEKFADAVGARARTGRFIPGTLTNPKYDGYIEPDVVVVTDPIGDAQAVKEAITVGIPVIAMCDSNNNTSNVDLVVPTNNKGRKALSVVYWLLANETLDRRGAEPTYSLDDFESEI from the coding sequence ATGAGCGAAAACGACCAAGAACAAGTAGAAGACGAAGGCCTCGATGCCGCAGAATCGGACATCGACCCCGAACCCACGGGCGAGTCCGGTGCGGAACCGTCGGTCGACCCCGACGAGGACGTTGCGGCTGAGGCCGACGACGCGGAGACGACCGAAACCGACGCCGAGGACGCCGAGTCCGAGGCCGAGGCCGAACCCGAGGAGGACGCGGGTCCGAACCTCGACGAGGACGTGATGGAGAACCAGGAGGAGGCCGACCTCCTCATCCCCGTCGAGGACTACCTCGGCGCCGGGGTCCACATCGGTACCCAGCAGAAGACCCAGGACATGGAGCGGTTCATCCACCGCGTGCGCACCGACGGTCTGTACGTCCTCGACGTGTCCAAGACCGACCAGCGCATCCGCACGGCCGCGGACTTCCTGTCGAACTACAGCCCCGAGCAGATTCTGGTCACCTCCTCGCGCCAGTACGGTCGGTTCCCGGCCGAGAAGTTCGCCGACGCCGTGGGCGCTCGCGCCCGCACGGGTCGGTTCATCCCGGGCACGCTGACTAACCCCAAGTACGACGGCTACATCGAACCGGACGTCGTGGTCGTCACCGACCCCATCGGCGACGCCCAGGCCGTCAAGGAGGCCATCACGGTCGGCATCCCGGTCATCGCGATGTGCGACTCCAACAACAACACCAGCAACGTCGACCTCGTCGTCCCGACGAACAACAAGGGTCGCAAGGCGCTGTCGGTTGTCTACTGGCTGCTGGCTAACGAAACGCTCGACCGCCGCGGCGCCGAGCCGACCTACTCGCTCGACGACTTCGAGAGCGAGATTTAA
- a CDS encoding TetR/AcrR family transcriptional regulator — protein sequence MNDDDSFLNDPADTREAIMKATYLALCEHGYAGLTIQRIGDDFEKSKSLLYHHYDSKDELLLDFLEFMLEEFAASVPEIGESRPRDHLEAILDGIVDADLPEERREFRQAMVELRAQAANDERYREQFARHDEFFRGRLEDVVETGIEEGVFRPVDPSRVAAYLMTVVSGAMTQSVTAETDPSEQVREELDRYVEATLLAGDDGE from the coding sequence ATGAACGACGACGATTCGTTTCTGAACGACCCCGCCGACACCCGCGAGGCCATAATGAAGGCCACCTACCTCGCGCTCTGCGAGCACGGGTACGCGGGCCTGACCATCCAGCGCATCGGCGACGATTTCGAGAAGAGCAAGTCGCTGCTCTACCACCACTACGACAGCAAGGACGAACTCCTGCTGGACTTCCTGGAGTTCATGCTCGAGGAGTTCGCGGCGTCGGTGCCCGAAATCGGCGAGAGTCGACCGCGCGACCACCTGGAGGCCATCCTCGACGGCATCGTCGACGCGGACCTCCCCGAAGAGCGCCGGGAGTTCAGGCAGGCGATGGTCGAACTCCGCGCCCAGGCCGCCAACGACGAGCGCTACCGCGAGCAGTTCGCCCGCCACGACGAGTTCTTCCGGGGGCGACTGGAGGACGTCGTCGAAACCGGCATCGAGGAGGGCGTCTTCCGCCCGGTCGACCCGTCCCGCGTGGCCGCCTACCTGATGACGGTCGTCAGCGGCGCGATGACCCAGAGCGTCACCGCCGAGACGGACCCCTCCGAGCAAGTCCGCGAGGAACTCGACAGGTACGTCGAAGCGACGCTCTTGGCCGGTGATGACGGTGAGTGA
- a CDS encoding DUF7546 family protein, whose amino-acid sequence MTRTLDFERFRPDRDTLLWAGLLVNTELILTFAYLLLSDAQVTEPRYLVYPFVWLNASVWAFVHADPVARSTRDRYVGAAVAVGYFLLLARVGGVVAPGVGEHALGWRIAWLPPGWGPAVLYSGATVNLALMPYKVVGYLALAYLVYATVLDAAGSAVSGLLGLLSCVSCTWPVVATVATGLTGSGAAVATAATNFSYAIGTVVFVVTVGLLSWRPTLGGRT is encoded by the coding sequence ATGACCCGGACACTCGACTTCGAACGGTTCCGGCCGGACCGCGACACGCTCCTGTGGGCCGGACTGCTGGTCAACACCGAACTGATACTCACCTTCGCGTACCTGCTGTTGAGCGACGCGCAGGTGACCGAACCGCGCTACCTCGTCTACCCGTTCGTCTGGCTGAACGCCAGCGTCTGGGCGTTCGTCCACGCCGACCCCGTCGCGCGTTCGACCCGGGACCGGTACGTCGGCGCGGCGGTCGCCGTCGGCTACTTCCTGCTACTCGCCCGCGTCGGCGGCGTCGTCGCGCCGGGCGTCGGCGAACACGCGCTCGGGTGGCGAATCGCCTGGCTCCCGCCGGGATGGGGTCCCGCCGTCCTCTACAGCGGCGCGACGGTCAACCTCGCGCTGATGCCCTACAAGGTGGTCGGCTACCTCGCGCTCGCCTACCTCGTCTACGCCACGGTGCTCGACGCCGCCGGGTCGGCCGTCTCGGGCCTGCTCGGCCTGCTGTCGTGCGTCAGTTGCACCTGGCCCGTCGTGGCGACGGTGGCGACCGGACTCACCGGGAGCGGGGCCGCGGTCGCCACCGCGGCGACGAACTTCTCCTACGCCATCGGGACCGTCGTGTTCGTGGTGACCGTCGGCCTGCTCTCGTGGCGGCCCACTCTCGGCGGTCGAACGTAG
- the meaB gene encoding methylmalonyl Co-A mutase-associated GTPase MeaB, whose translation MSDDANGAGAGSGDAGRDADAETRAENDRLVDELLDGKHRALARVITKIENRAPGYRDLVSRLHDHTGHAEVVGITGSPGAGKSTLVDKMAEAYRDRGETVGVIAVDPSSPFTGGAVLGDRIRMASNVGDMDVFFRSMSARGRLGGLSTATTDAAKALDAFGKDRIVIETVGAGQNEIDVVKTADTVAVLVPPGSGDNVQMLKAGILEIGDVFVVNKADLDGADRTVQELEEMIHMQNDRTAGLSTGHHGAGSTDSHGGDAGGDADEETESWQPQVVETVAKTGEGVEDFLDALADHRRYLEESGLFEVKARTRYAEEIRNLLRDDVSGLLEEEIERQGGIEELAERVYEKETDPYSVADDIIGPLEDCLDE comes from the coding sequence ATGAGCGACGACGCGAACGGGGCCGGCGCGGGGAGTGGCGACGCGGGCCGCGACGCAGACGCCGAAACGCGCGCCGAGAACGACCGGCTGGTCGACGAACTGCTCGACGGGAAGCACCGCGCGCTCGCCCGGGTCATCACCAAGATCGAGAACCGCGCGCCGGGCTACCGCGACCTCGTCTCTCGGCTCCACGACCACACCGGCCACGCAGAAGTGGTGGGCATCACCGGCAGTCCCGGCGCGGGCAAGTCGACGCTCGTGGACAAGATGGCCGAGGCCTACCGCGACCGCGGCGAAACCGTTGGCGTCATCGCGGTCGACCCCTCCTCGCCGTTCACTGGCGGCGCGGTGCTGGGCGACCGCATCCGGATGGCGAGCAACGTCGGCGACATGGACGTGTTCTTCCGGTCGATGAGCGCCCGGGGTCGGCTCGGCGGCCTCTCGACCGCGACCACCGACGCGGCGAAGGCCCTCGACGCGTTCGGCAAGGACCGCATCGTCATCGAGACGGTCGGCGCGGGCCAGAACGAGATAGACGTGGTGAAGACCGCCGACACCGTCGCGGTGCTGGTGCCGCCGGGCAGCGGCGACAACGTCCAGATGCTCAAGGCCGGCATCCTCGAAATCGGTGACGTGTTCGTGGTGAACAAGGCCGACCTCGACGGCGCCGACCGCACCGTCCAGGAGCTAGAGGAGATGATCCACATGCAGAACGACCGCACCGCCGGCCTCTCGACGGGCCACCACGGGGCGGGGTCGACGGACTCGCACGGCGGGGACGCGGGCGGTGACGCCGACGAAGAAACCGAAAGCTGGCAACCGCAGGTCGTCGAAACGGTCGCCAAGACCGGCGAGGGTGTCGAGGACTTCCTCGACGCGCTGGCCGACCACCGGCGCTACCTGGAGGAGTCGGGCCTGTTCGAGGTCAAGGCCCGGACGCGGTACGCCGAGGAGATTCGCAACCTGCTCCGGGACGACGTGAGCGGACTACTGGAGGAGGAGATAGAACGCCAGGGCGGCATCGAGGAACTGGCCGAGCGCGTCTACGAGAAGGAAACCGACCCCTACTCGGTCGCGGACGATATCATCGGGCCGTTGGAAGACTGTCTGGACGAGTAG
- a CDS encoding DUF7322 domain-containing protein, which produces MRFDPFDEDDDEAADRDLRRSIGKISPVTLREFVLLAVLIQVGLFAASLGLMLAAFRGQDVFGGALVGIGALALALAAAVYLRRRARRRE; this is translated from the coding sequence GTGCGCTTCGACCCGTTCGACGAGGACGACGACGAGGCGGCCGACCGCGACCTCCGGCGGTCGATAGGAAAGATATCGCCCGTCACGCTCCGGGAGTTCGTCCTCCTCGCAGTGCTCATCCAGGTCGGCCTGTTCGCCGCCAGCCTCGGCCTCATGCTCGCGGCGTTCCGCGGCCAGGACGTGTTCGGCGGCGCGCTGGTCGGCATCGGCGCGCTCGCGCTGGCGCTCGCCGCCGCGGTGTACCTGCGCCGGCGCGCTCGCCGACGGGAGTGA
- a CDS encoding ABC transporter ATP-binding protein — protein sequence MTDVLVAEGLRKTYGDATALDGVSLSVAEGEVFALIGPNGAGKTTLVRALTGTTTPDSGSVSVFGEAPGAVERSRLGLLPQSFDPPERLTARELIGYYAGLYDEARDPEAVLSEVGLADAGTTWYENLSGGQRRRTCVGTALVNDPDLLFLDEPTTGIDPAGRRALWDLVEDLADRGTTVFLTTHYMEEAERLADRVGLLADGQVVEVGSPGALVAEYGGRPRLVVDVEAVEDDEARAAGQQDRASAPAAAGADALADAGFSAEETDEGLVVADVSPEDIGGVVAALNEAGVAYEALTWKQPDLEDVFLRLAGRAVADASATAPAGAGGLASADAGAGKGGDGDGDDGETALAGGDQ from the coding sequence ATGACCGACGTACTCGTCGCCGAGGGACTCCGCAAGACGTACGGCGACGCGACGGCGCTGGACGGCGTATCGCTGTCGGTCGCCGAGGGCGAGGTGTTCGCGCTCATCGGCCCTAACGGCGCGGGCAAGACGACGCTCGTCCGGGCGCTGACCGGGACGACGACGCCCGACTCGGGGTCAGTGTCGGTGTTCGGCGAGGCCCCCGGGGCCGTCGAGCGCTCTCGGCTGGGACTGCTCCCCCAGTCGTTCGACCCACCCGAACGCCTGACCGCCCGCGAGCTAATCGGCTACTACGCGGGCCTGTACGACGAGGCCCGCGACCCCGAGGCGGTGCTCTCGGAGGTCGGACTGGCCGACGCCGGGACGACGTGGTACGAGAACCTCTCGGGCGGCCAGCGGCGCCGGACCTGCGTCGGCACCGCGCTGGTCAACGACCCCGACCTCCTCTTCCTGGACGAACCGACGACCGGCATCGACCCCGCGGGTCGGCGGGCGCTCTGGGACCTCGTCGAGGACCTGGCCGACCGCGGCACGACGGTGTTCCTGACGACCCACTACATGGAGGAGGCCGAACGCCTCGCCGACCGGGTCGGACTCCTCGCCGACGGGCAGGTCGTCGAGGTCGGGTCCCCCGGCGCCCTCGTCGCCGAGTACGGTGGACGCCCCCGACTGGTCGTGGACGTCGAGGCGGTCGAGGACGACGAAGCGAGGGCCGCCGGTCAGCAGGACCGCGCCTCGGCGCCCGCCGCGGCGGGCGCCGACGCGCTCGCGGACGCCGGGTTCTCCGCCGAGGAAACCGACGAGGGACTGGTCGTCGCGGACGTCTCGCCCGAGGACATCGGCGGGGTGGTCGCGGCGCTGAACGAGGCCGGCGTGGCCTACGAGGCGCTGACGTGGAAACAACCTGACCTGGAGGACGTGTTCCTCCGACTCGCCGGCCGTGCGGTCGCCGACGCGTCGGCGACCGCGCCGGCCGGCGCAGGAGGTCTCGCCAGCGCGGACGCCGGCGCCGGAAAGGGCGGAGACGGCGACGGAGACGACGGCGAAACCGCCCTCGCGGGAGGCGACCAATGA
- a CDS encoding ABC transporter permease, with protein sequence MTAVGRVRSEAFAAWHSFVRRRTAVFFTFFFPVILILIFAVLVQTNPGGGGLFAQPPGYYLPGYLAVVVLFTPLSRVGSTVARHREGNRFEKLATTPLSRAEWLLAHTLVNVAIIGIAGLIILGLMALVTGTANLALGPVTLALVAVFVALAVALFCGLGAVLGGLADSQDGVIAASNAIALPLLFLSNTFVTPDMLPAWFRPAVNLSPLTYFARGVRELTYVDPSMVVEPFTVEGNLAVLAVLTVVFFAAGAYAIPRTD encoded by the coding sequence ATGACGGCGGTCGGCCGGGTGCGCTCGGAGGCGTTCGCGGCGTGGCACTCGTTCGTCCGGCGCCGGACTGCGGTGTTCTTCACGTTCTTCTTCCCGGTCATCCTTATCCTCATCTTCGCGGTACTGGTTCAGACGAATCCTGGCGGCGGCGGCCTGTTCGCCCAGCCGCCGGGCTACTACCTGCCGGGCTACCTCGCGGTCGTGGTGCTGTTCACGCCGCTGTCGCGGGTCGGTTCGACGGTGGCGCGCCACCGCGAGGGCAACCGCTTCGAGAAGTTGGCGACCACGCCGCTGTCCCGCGCCGAGTGGCTGCTGGCCCACACGCTGGTCAACGTCGCCATCATCGGCATCGCGGGACTCATCATCCTCGGCCTGATGGCGCTGGTGACGGGGACGGCCAACCTCGCGCTCGGCCCCGTGACCCTGGCGCTCGTGGCCGTCTTCGTGGCACTGGCGGTCGCGCTGTTCTGCGGGCTGGGCGCGGTGCTGGGCGGACTGGCCGACTCCCAGGACGGCGTCATCGCCGCGAGCAACGCCATCGCGCTCCCGTTGCTCTTCCTCTCGAACACCTTCGTCACGCCCGACATGCTCCCGGCGTGGTTCCGACCCGCCGTGAACCTCTCGCCGCTGACCTACTTCGCGCGCGGCGTTCGGGAACTGACGTACGTCGACCCGTCGATGGTGGTCGAACCGTTCACCGTCGAAGGAAACCTCGCCGTTCTCGCGGTCCTCACCGTCGTCTTCTTCGCGGCCGGAGCCTACGCGATTCCGCGGACCGACTGA
- a CDS encoding DUF420 domain-containing protein, which translates to MATSTAKRRVKDNPRAAAAVLSVFGYVLVLGTFAGLLPIYPELERSTVDLLSHAIAVVNTVALSALLAGWYWIRRGEVRKHRAAMLTAFSLIVVFLALYLTKVGGGGEKHIAASGLVYYAYLAMLAVHIALSVIAVPVVVYAVVLGLTHTPTELRNTAHARVGRWAAGAWSLSLALGIVTYVLLNHVYGAEKYVPVFVPFV; encoded by the coding sequence ATGGCCACTTCGACTGCGAAGCGGCGCGTCAAGGACAACCCGCGGGCCGCGGCCGCGGTGCTGTCGGTGTTCGGGTACGTCCTGGTCCTCGGGACGTTCGCGGGGCTGTTGCCCATCTATCCCGAACTCGAACGTTCGACCGTCGACCTGCTGAGCCACGCCATCGCGGTCGTCAACACCGTCGCGCTCTCGGCGCTTCTCGCCGGGTGGTACTGGATACGCCGCGGCGAGGTGCGAAAGCACCGCGCCGCGATGCTGACGGCGTTCTCGCTCATCGTCGTCTTCCTGGCGCTCTACCTCACCAAGGTCGGCGGCGGCGGCGAGAAGCACATCGCGGCGTCCGGACTCGTCTACTACGCCTACCTCGCGATGCTGGCGGTCCACATCGCGCTCTCGGTAATCGCGGTCCCCGTGGTCGTCTACGCCGTCGTCCTCGGACTGACCCACACCCCGACGGAACTCCGGAACACCGCCCACGCGCGGGTCGGCCGGTGGGCCGCGGGCGCCTGGAGCCTGAGCCTCGCGCTGGGCATCGTCACCTACGTGCTACTCAACCACGTCTACGGCGCCGAGAAGTACGTTCCCGTGTTCGTCCCGTTCGTATAG
- a CDS encoding ABC transporter ATP-binding protein has protein sequence MPSIETHDLTKRFGDDVTAVDDLDLTVEEGEVFGFLGPNGAGKSTTINMLLDFVRPTSGEITVLGRDPRRELRAVRQRIGILPEGYGLYDRLTAREHVGFAIDLEDSPDDPDGILDRVGLDEAADRTVGGFSKGMRQRLALGMALVDQPELLILDEPSSGLDPAGIQEMQRIVREEADRGATVFFSSHLMDQVEAVCDRVAIMNGGELVAVDTVAGLRDAAGSVSTLVVVVDDVPDTSGLRAVDGVGDVTVDGTTLRIDCSDPAVKADVISRIERAGASVTDIDIEETDLTDLFVEYTNEAPASEANR, from the coding sequence ATGCCCTCCATCGAGACGCACGACCTGACGAAACGCTTCGGCGACGACGTCACCGCCGTCGATGATCTCGATCTCACGGTCGAGGAAGGCGAAGTGTTCGGCTTCCTCGGGCCGAACGGCGCAGGCAAGTCGACTACGATAAACATGCTACTCGATTTCGTCCGACCGACGTCGGGCGAGATCACCGTCCTCGGACGCGACCCCCGGCGCGAACTGCGCGCTGTTCGCCAGCGTATCGGCATCCTCCCAGAGGGGTACGGTCTCTACGACCGCCTCACCGCCCGCGAGCACGTCGGGTTTGCGATCGATTTGGAAGACAGCCCAGACGACCCGGACGGGATTCTGGACCGGGTCGGACTCGACGAAGCCGCCGACCGAACCGTCGGTGGCTTCTCGAAGGGTATGCGCCAGCGACTCGCGCTGGGAATGGCACTCGTAGACCAGCCCGAGTTGCTCATCCTCGACGAGCCATCGAGCGGTCTCGATCCCGCGGGTATCCAGGAAATGCAGCGAATCGTCCGTGAGGAGGCCGACCGCGGCGCGACCGTGTTCTTCTCCAGCCACCTCATGGACCAGGTCGAGGCAGTCTGCGACCGGGTGGCCATCATGAACGGAGGCGAACTCGTGGCCGTCGACACCGTCGCCGGACTCCGCGACGCCGCTGGGTCAGTGTCCACGCTCGTCGTCGTCGTCGACGACGTTCCGGATACGTCCGGACTCCGAGCGGTAGACGGCGTCGGCGACGTGACGGTCGACGGAACGACGTTGCGCATCGATTGTTCAGACCCTGCGGTGAAGGCCGACGTCATCTCGCGCATCGAGCGGGCGGGCGCGTCCGTAACCGACATCGACATCGAGGAGACGGACCTGACGGACCTGTTCGTCGAGTACACGAACGAAGCACCCGCCTCGGAGGCCAACCGATGA
- a CDS encoding MATE family efflux transporter: protein MTVSEADDPNADSETGLGADAETDSDAGSGPGRAVDLTDGDLLKPLVVLSLPLVLSQMMQTAYNLADTFWVGRLGQDAVSALSFSWPLVFLMISIGGGFTIAGTVLVAQSKGAGRDEEVDHIAGQTIAFVTLVSVAFSALGYVLTPTMLDVIGATPGTHVYALSVTYTRTIFLGVFFMFGFFIFQALLRGWGDTKTPMYLMLFGVVLNVVLDPVLILGFRDNVLFGYLGLEGLQRTLYGMTGFAGFGVQGAAIATVLSRGVGALVGVALLFSGRVGIHLSLDDLWLRAETVRRIVRIGAPTSVEQSTRALGVSVMTAIVALAGADAVAAYGIGNRLLTLVLMPALGLSQSIETVVGQNLGAGKPDRARRGVFMAAGMLGAVLVVVSALAYAFADPIVGVFITGKNAAAVVDLGADYLAVIGPTFVFLGVYQVLNGGFRGSGSTRTAMVFAILSLFVFRAPPAYALLSWGGLGAQGAWLGIALSNVLTALAAAVWFLRGTWHEGVVEPAAPGGVPSDD, encoded by the coding sequence ATGACGGTGAGTGAGGCCGACGACCCGAACGCCGACAGCGAGACGGGCCTCGGCGCCGACGCCGAAACCGATTCCGACGCGGGGAGCGGACCGGGCCGGGCGGTCGACCTGACCGATGGCGACCTGCTGAAACCCCTGGTCGTGCTGTCGCTGCCGCTGGTGCTCTCCCAGATGATGCAGACCGCCTACAACCTCGCCGATACCTTCTGGGTCGGACGACTCGGCCAGGACGCGGTCAGCGCGCTGTCGTTCTCCTGGCCGCTGGTCTTCCTGATGATCAGCATCGGCGGCGGGTTCACGATCGCCGGCACCGTCCTGGTCGCCCAGAGCAAGGGTGCGGGCCGCGACGAGGAGGTCGACCACATCGCCGGCCAGACCATCGCGTTCGTCACGCTGGTTTCGGTGGCCTTCTCGGCGCTGGGCTACGTCCTCACGCCGACGATGCTCGACGTCATCGGGGCGACTCCGGGCACCCACGTCTACGCGCTCTCGGTGACGTACACCAGGACAATCTTCCTGGGCGTCTTCTTCATGTTCGGGTTCTTCATCTTCCAGGCGCTGCTGCGCGGGTGGGGCGACACCAAGACCCCGATGTACCTGATGCTGTTCGGCGTCGTGCTCAACGTGGTGCTCGACCCCGTACTCATCCTCGGGTTCCGGGACAACGTCCTGTTCGGCTACCTCGGCCTCGAAGGCCTCCAGCGGACGCTGTACGGGATGACCGGGTTCGCCGGGTTCGGCGTCCAGGGCGCGGCCATCGCCACCGTCCTCTCGCGGGGCGTCGGCGCGCTCGTCGGCGTGGCGCTGTTGTTCTCCGGCCGGGTGGGCATCCACCTCTCGCTCGACGACCTGTGGCTCCGCGCGGAGACGGTCCGGCGCATCGTGCGCATCGGCGCGCCGACCAGCGTCGAACAGAGCACCCGCGCGCTGGGCGTCTCGGTGATGACCGCCATCGTCGCGCTCGCGGGGGCCGACGCGGTCGCCGCCTACGGTATCGGCAACCGCCTGCTGACGCTGGTGTTGATGCCCGCGCTGGGCCTCTCCCAGAGCATCGAGACCGTGGTGGGCCAGAACCTCGGCGCGGGCAAACCCGACCGCGCGCGCCGCGGGGTGTTCATGGCCGCCGGGATGCTCGGGGCGGTCCTCGTGGTCGTGAGCGCGCTCGCGTACGCGTTCGCCGACCCCATCGTCGGCGTGTTCATCACGGGCAAGAACGCGGCGGCCGTCGTCGACCTCGGCGCCGACTACCTCGCCGTCATCGGGCCGACGTTCGTCTTCCTCGGGGTCTACCAGGTTCTCAACGGCGGCTTCCGCGGCAGCGGGAGCACGCGAACCGCGATGGTGTTCGCCATCCTCTCGCTGTTCGTCTTCCGCGCGCCGCCCGCCTACGCGCTGCTCTCGTGGGGCGGCCTGGGCGCGCAGGGCGCGTGGCTCGGCATCGCCCTCTCGAACGTGTTGACCGCGCTCGCGGCCGCCGTCTGGTTCCTCCGCGGGACGTGGCACGAGGGCGTGGTCGAACCCGCGGCGCCGGGCGGCGTTCCGAGCGACGACTAG
- a CDS encoding SHOCT domain-containing protein, which translates to MPPTGEDVRAAAAMLAERADHRSVTTERLAGSADAVTGLRSPVVSHLRDGEQPKFCFESAPEGVGIGDEESTVVPDRGGVFVFTDLRVYLLLGVGDADKALSLPYESLTAPAEAHPGMDRHRIHLRTEETSYHLWVPASFDGDDAAQAAEYATYQHKRATPDTGGGQTPSEEPQTVEERLRRLGDAHSRGLISTEEFERRKQELKEYGE; encoded by the coding sequence ATGCCACCAACCGGCGAAGACGTTCGAGCGGCGGCCGCGATGCTCGCCGAGCGCGCCGACCACCGGTCGGTGACGACAGAGCGACTGGCGGGGTCGGCCGACGCGGTCACCGGCCTCCGGTCGCCGGTCGTCTCGCACCTCCGCGACGGCGAGCAACCGAAGTTCTGCTTCGAGAGCGCCCCCGAGGGCGTCGGCATCGGCGACGAGGAGTCCACCGTCGTCCCCGACCGCGGCGGCGTGTTCGTGTTCACCGACCTCCGCGTCTACCTCCTACTGGGCGTCGGCGACGCCGACAAGGCGCTGAGCCTCCCCTACGAGTCGCTCACCGCCCCCGCCGAGGCTCATCCGGGGATGGATCGCCACCGCATCCACCTCCGGACCGAGGAGACGAGCTACCACCTCTGGGTGCCCGCGTCCTTCGACGGCGACGACGCGGCGCAGGCCGCCGAGTACGCCACCTACCAGCACAAGCGCGCGACCCCCGACACCGGCGGCGGGCAGACCCCTTCTGAGGAACCCCAGACCGTCGAGGAGCGACTCCGCCGACTCGGCGACGCCCACTCGCGGGGACTCATCTCGACCGAGGAGTTCGAGCGCCGGAAACAGGAGTTGAAGGAGTACGGCGAGTAG
- a CDS encoding cobalamin B12-binding domain-containing protein has translation MSADQEQQSIRCLVAKVGLDGHDRGAHVIARAFRDAGFEVIYSGLHNAPDEIVQAAVQEDVNVLGISILSGAHNTLVPKVIEGLKEYGAFEDTLVLVGGVIPDDDKAELKELGVAEVFGPGTPMEETIEFVRENAPQR, from the coding sequence ATGAGCGCAGACCAGGAGCAGCAGTCGATTCGCTGTCTCGTCGCCAAGGTCGGACTCGACGGCCACGACCGGGGCGCACACGTCATCGCGCGGGCGTTCCGCGACGCCGGCTTCGAGGTCATCTACTCGGGCCTGCACAACGCCCCCGACGAGATCGTGCAGGCGGCGGTCCAGGAGGACGTGAACGTGCTGGGCATCTCCATCCTCTCGGGCGCCCACAACACGCTCGTCCCGAAGGTCATCGAGGGCCTCAAGGAGTACGGCGCGTTCGAGGACACCCTCGTCCTCGTCGGCGGGGTCATCCCCGACGACGACAAGGCCGAACTCAAGGAACTCGGCGTCGCCGAGGTGTTCGGTCCCGGCACGCCGATGGAAGAGACCATCGAGTTCGTCCGCGAGAACGCGCCCCAGCGATGA